CTCCAGGTCACTGAcagccagagaagaagaagaatgagcAGTGGGCGGGGCTCCGCTGCGTGATGATGTCACAGGTCTTACCCCACGGCCAGGTGAGCTTTGACCTTCTGCTCAGGTGTGACCTTGCTGACGTACTTCTTGGCTTCATGCCTGTTGTTGTTCTTCATGCAAACCTCCACGAAGGCCTGAGGGCAGGCAGGCAGCAAGGAATCATGGGAAATGCAGTTCACTGTTAAAGGGGGCTGTTAAGGGGCGGAGCTTCTCTCACCAGGTAGCCAATAGGAGACTTCTTGCTCTTGGAGAACTTCTCTAGCTCCTCCCACTGCTCCTTCTCAGCCAGAGACGTCAGCTTCAGCCACCAGTACCTGCACAggtgagacaggaagtgaggcaggaagtgaatcacctccaaaatgaaatatttctatcaATCCAGCCAATCACAGCCCGGCCTGCCGTGACATCACACCTTTTGTCCGGCACTCTGAAGTCTCTGTAGAGCTGCTCTGCTTGCTTGTGGAGACCCAACGACATCAGAGCCTCCATGGTGGCCTgcacaggaagtgacatcactcAGTAACCCCAGGCTCATCTCTGATTGGTCACTTGTGTTTACAGATACCTGCAGGGAGAGTCCCagaagccccgcccccttcTCGTCATCCAGCTTCCTTTGGAAACGAAGAAGACGCATTTCCTCCTCCGTGGCCTGAAGGACAGGAGACATCAGAGACCGTCCACACCTGGTGGACACACCTGGTGGACAGGTGAGACCGTTACCTTGGCAGCGAAGTCGTTTTTGGCCTTGTTGTACTCGTCCACGGCGCTCTGCAGCTGCGCCAGCCGgccctccagcctctggacaaaGACAGCAGGGACAGGTGAGGACGTGGACAGCCGTCCACTTACCTGTCCAGGTGGGAGCAGCTCACCTTGTCCCTGTAGCTGGACGTCACGTAGAAGTTGCCGAGCTCCTGGTGGTCGTCGTCCTGGTTGAACAGGTCCTTCAGCGTCTGAGGCTCCTGCAGTTTGCAGAACTGGAGACACGGAGGACACGGTCACtcgtctccatggtaaccaacaGGAAACACCTGCCTGgactttgtttatatttctagAACAGATTTAGTGATTCTGGGAGATTTTTTGGCTTTCAGATGGTTATGCCTCCCtgtcatgacctttgacctcaccTGTCTGTAGAGGCTGAGCGCCACCGGCTGGTTCCTCAGGGTCATGAAGAAATCTCCTCTGTTCATCTCGTTCTTCAGGTACGTCACCACTGTGTAaactgggcacacacacacacacacacaggtcagCGTGCTCACCTGGCGGGCGGCTGGGGGCGGAGCCTGCAGACTCACCCAGGTCGGTGTCGCCGCTCTCCACGGCTTTACTGAGAGCCAGCTggctcctcttcatcttcagcAGCAGAGGAACCTGCTCTCCGGACCGGGCCTCGAagtccagcagctgcaggcagAGGAAGGAACCGACACGTTACTACAGACGGCATGAAGAGGACGCTGAGGTGTGAACCctacagagcagcagcagcagcagcgtacCTTGATGGCGAGTTCTGGTCGTCCACATTCATATGCTTTAGCTGCGACGTCTGAGTACGAAACTCCAGGTGAGTCTCCCACCTTGGCGCAGACGGCTCGGGCTATGGCCTCGTCGGTCAAGTCCTTCTGCTGCAcctggacacacacacccacacacacacgtgaGGGGACAGTTGGAGACAGTTTTAGACAGGTGAGGACATTCGGAGACAGGCGGTGTTACCTTGCAGGAGGCCCAATGCTTCAGGACTCGACTGACTCCCTGGTAGTCTGGGATCTTCAGGTATCGACAGACCTCGATGGCCAGAGGGTAGAACTGCCGGTAGACCAGCCTGAGGGACAACAGGAGACACTGAGGGGGACGAGCTGGACGTGGGTCAGGAGGGGGACAGGGTTGCCAGACCTTTATCcagttttctctcctctctgctgttttttatttttaatcagttttaataAACAGTGGTTTAACCTTAATATGCTGCTGtgactcagcaggttgttgctaggcaactaAAGAGcaagtgagttagttgattccaccaacctagcttaACGGCTAAACCTTTCCtttgcctacatcccccagaatgctgtgcggttcagTGAATATTCATCTCATTAAaggttttgtgcttttctgtcaCACAGTAACGCTCAAGTTTTAACAACACGCCAACCTGGCAACAAGTGGGGGAAGGGACTCACCTGTCTATCAGGACCTGAAGGGTCATCTGTTTAAATctgaggtcagaggttaaaGAGCATCTCACATATATCTAATATGAACCAAGGAAAAGtttaaatatccaaactaaaggaaatagaaacaaaaactgattaaaacaaaaacaatattcaaaacagatttgaaaaaagGAACTTTAGCTCCAGAACGATGGACAGACGTCAGTTTATGGAAAAATCTCACAAATAAAAGGAtttaaattctgcatttaaaagaaatttgaaaataaagatgCAGAGAAATGCAGCCTCTCCCCAGAACTCCACCTCCCATGATGCACCAGGGCAGGAtactgagtgtgtgtgagcgGCATCCCCACGCTGCTCTCTCTGACGGCGTTCAGAACCCGCAGCTCCCTGCAGGTCGTCACGAACTGATCCGGGCTGAACTCCGTCAGGAAGCACTTCCCGAAGGACGCCGCCTGGTGGAGAGACACCGCATcggtcaatcaatcaatcaatcatgtGAATAGATTGTTTCAGCAGCAGTGAGACTGTAACGTTACATTTTGTAGAGTGTCATCATCAAAGTGATCTAaatatgttgattaatgtttcattatgTTTCATTAGCAGCTCTAACCAGGTTTactctggatttaaaggaactctgtgtttcagctgtttggaagttttctagaagtttgttccagcttaatgctgcttctccagatgtttaaagtattttggTTCTAAgacgttcagtgatttataaactaacatcaGGATTTTAAAGGTtattcaggtgacagaaggctgaCTTTGGAACCGTCTtcatgtgactctgaaggttcaggtcaaaGGTCGGCCTGATCTACAGTTTCCAGCTGGAATAACTGAAGCTGTAAGtcgactctagatctataactctagatctataactctagatctagaACTCTTTAGATCCAaagataacttcagttttgtttctgttcagatggAGAAAGTCATAAACTCATCTGACATTGATCTGTTCTCAGCTTCTGTGATTGGatggttctgtggttctggttctggttctggtgaccTCACCCTCATCAGGGCCTTCTGGGTGTCGGGGTCGTACTCGTGAGCGGCCGCCTCTACACACTGCCGGACGGCATCTCCCAGGACGTTCTGCTCCTTGATCTCCCTCAGGTACTCGTCCGCCTTCTGACTGGACTTCTGCTCAGACGGGAGGGATCAGAACCACAGGTCTGGGTCGCCAGCAGCAGCCCCAGAGCTCCCAGTGTGACCAGTATACCTCGTACTCCCGGTgggcctccagcagcagcgctCCAGGAGCCATGGAGGCGATCTTAAAGATGTCCTGGCAGACCAGAGGAacctcctgcagcagctcctggCTGATGGAGCCGATGATCCGAACCCCGTCCAGTTCGCCCACCAGCACCGACTGGTCCTCCAGGGGGAACCTGGCTCAGGGTCAAGGGTCAACCACACTAACAACCTGCCCTGGGTCCAGTCTGAGCTCAGGTCAAGGATACTGGATGGTGTCATTGCAAGATCCCACCACCAGGAGGAGCCGGTCCCACATCAACACCACCGAGGGCTGCTGGGACCTCGGCCTGCGGCACCTGGACAGGTAGACAGGTTCAAAGGTCAACAGACACACAGGTAGTTGCAGAGGTAGAGAGCTCAACTGGTAGACAGGTCCAAAGGGGTCAGGCTGGTGGACAGGTTCAAAGGTCAACGTACCAGACCATCTGTTTGGGTGTAGCTGCCTGCTTGGTGTCCATCTCACTCAGTCTCTCCTGCAGACAGCAGAAACCTGTCAGACCCCACACAGGTGTGGCCCCGCCCCCTGACAGAGCAGCCTGCTCACCTGTAAGTTGGACAAGCCGGTCCACAGCCGCCCCGTCTCGGTGAACAGAGCCAGGTATTTGTAGCTGAAGGAGACAGACATGTGGACGATGCTGCCAGCCTGAGGACTGAGACCTGGAGGATACTGAGGACAGACAGGTGGTGAGACAGGTGAGAGTCCTCAGCTCACCTGTCTGTCTGAGGAGCAGAGAACCTACCACAGCCGTGCAGGACGTGTTGTCCAGGACATAGAGTTCAGGTCCACTGGACACCAGGACTTTGGTCTGTCTGTCCTGAGTGAGGACGGCCCAGCAGGACGGCTGGCCCTGGAGACCTGAGGGGACAGAAACAGGTGGGGGACGGGAAGAGGACGCCTGGATGCGCTGTCCTCAAGCCGTCATTACCTGGGACTTCAGGTAGCCGCCGCAGCTTCAGGTCCTCAATATTGGTTGCCAAGGTGAAGCGGGAGGAACCCGTTACTATGGCGACGCCTGTTCCATACGGCGAGTGGAACACCTTGGCCTCCAACACCTGACTCTggaccacttcctgtttgagaCAAACAGAACCAGTTAACGGGATCAAACACACACTGGTCCCACACCGACGTCTCTGACTGGACCTGCCTGTCCCATGCTGAAGTGTCTCTTGAAGGACCCAAACAGGTCGTAGATCAGAACCGTCCCGTCCTCCTGAACACACAGCAGCTCGTCGTTGACGGACCAGCCCAGGTGGACCACCGGACCGCTCTTCCACTGAAAGACAGGTGAGACAGGTGAGGGACAGAGCAAGGTCACTCTGGGACAGGTGTTGTGTTGGACGCGTCTCCTTACAGGGAAGCTGGCGATGGATGCTCCGGAGGCGGAGTAGATCTCTAGCTGAGGACGAGTGCTGGGGGAACGTCTGAGCGGTTCTCTGAGCAGAGCTGGACACAACAACACCTTAACAACTAGTGGGGGAGGGGGGCCTTCCTAACTCTTATTATGTCACCATGGTAACAGACTGTGAAGACATGAAGCCTGGCTGAGATAAAGGAACCTCATTGACCACCAGGCTCCTTGTCTCCACATAGCGGTTGCCATGGCGACTGAATAAAGTGACTGAGTCCAGGTTgaccaccagaaccagaacccaccGATTGGGCCTCCATACGGAGCTGCTGCCACCAGACTGTCCCCCAGTCCGTCCCGGAGGCTCCAGAACATCTCATAGAGTTCCGCCTTCCTGCAGAGACAGAACCGGGACAGCTAaacaccagaaccagcagaaccgaCCAGACTCTGTTCATTTCTGCTCAGGTTTCAGCTCTTTCCAGGTAACCGGGTCTCTGTGACAAACAGAACCGGTCCGAACCCGGATCCTGGCAGCCAGACATCCGATGGTTCCTTCGGCTCTAGTCTGGGTCCACAAGAACTCACCTGGAGAGGAAGGGGAACAGGTGTGCTGTGTGGCGGAAGCTAGCTTTAGCTTCAGTTTTAGTCATGTGACTAATATGACTGACCAAAACAGTTCTGTAAACAGAGCAGGTTCTGACCCAGCAGGTTCGGACCCAGCTGCAGAGCGGAGCCCCAGGTTTTGCGCGCCAGGTGTGTGTGGTACTGACCGGTAGAATGTGTCTCCCAGCGGGTTCCAGTTAGCGGTGATGAAGGCCATGCTGAGGAGGATGATGAGGTCTGGGTCCGCGCAGAGGAGCCGGTTCTGCCGTCTGACCAGAACCGAACCGCAGGATGAGGCAGGGGTTCGGCAGCACAGACGGGCTGTGGGTCAGCTGACCTGAGCCTCCAGGACGGAGGAGCCACCGTTGTCAGAACCGAATCACTTCCAGAACCGAGTcacttttatttcctctgaaaCCCTAAAACATAAACCtaagctgacctctgacccctgacccttCTTTAATCACTTATTACATCCATAAATCAGATGACTTGTGTTTACTAACTAAGGCTTACTTCTGCGCATGCgctcacatttttttcagaaactttattgaacaaacaggaagtagacagAAGACAACCTCAATAGAAACAAACAGGAGataaaaacatagaaactattaaatatgaattgtttctgatgttgattttatgtttacatAAGAAAAAGAGGAACATAAAGTGTCTTATCAAGTTACATTTGTGAATATTTGCATTTAGCcagaattattacatttattataaaaactatTATAAACATTAGAGCAGAAGTGGTTCACAGCTTTACAGAAACAAATCTAAGGGAAACAGTGATAGCAGAGGAAACTTAAATCAGCTGTTTTCCCTCTGGACTCTGGTTATAAAACAATGATCTCTGTGTATTAGTTTAACAGAACCAGGAGAGGTTCTGGATCAGTGGAACCGGGTCACACAGAGGAACTTTAAATAGGCCGTTTTTTCTCAGGACTAGTTATAGAAGAATATCTCTGTGTTTTAGTTCAACAGAAGCAGACGCGGTTCTGGATCAGTGGAACCGGGCCGGTTTCCCTCTGGACTCTGGAGTTCCAGTTCGAACACAATGGGAGGAAAGCTGCAGTTTTCCTTCCAGATGACTTCATCTGAAAAACATGGGCGAGCGAGAGACACTGGCGCTCACTGGCTCTCTCTCCTGCCCCGTCTCCATGGTAACTGCCCCCTCCCCCCTGGATGTGGTGGAGAGACTGAGCTCCAGGCTGAGGGCAGAAAGAGAGTTTAACCCTTTGAGGGGCAGCAGAGCTGAAACCTGTTGCTGTCAGAGGGTTCTGGTTATGGGTTCTGGTCCAGTTGTCCGGTCCAGACGTCCCTGTGGGTGAAAGCTGTGTGAACAGATCTGGTGTCCTCAGTGTGTCTCGGGTCGGTCCCGGCGGCAGCAGGGAAGGGGTTAAAGGTGTGGACGTTTCCACAGAGGGAAGTTATCTGGAAAGTTTCCCtcccagcagccaatcagagcgcagcGCTCTGACTGCAGGCGAACACAGTTTGGGTGTTTTCTCCACTGCAGGAGACTCTGCTTACACCTCCGTCGACATGGTGACCACCGAGTCCCACCAGGACCAGGACCTGATGGTCCCCGCCGACGCTCCGgacctgaacctgaacctggACTCACAGGGCGAGGAGCAGgcctctggttctgctgcctTCGACCCGGAGAAGCTGGGTCAGGGTCCAGTCAACGCCATCACGGTTCTGACTCTGCTCGACAAGCTGGTCAACATGCTGGACGCCGTGCAGGACAACCAGAACAAGATGGAGGTGAGTGGACGGGTTCAGGGTCCAGAGTCCAGTTAGAGCAGCTGATTAAACCGGAACCAAACCTGAAGGTGGAGGAACATCTGGGTCAGACCCGGGTTGTGGTTCTGCTCCATGTTCTGACACACCCTCCGAGTGCTCAGCGTTCCTCCTCAGGAATGTGGACGCCACTTCCTGTTGGTGCGGAGCCGAGTTAAGACGTCGGTACCACCTCAGGAACGGACTGGACCTTCTGCAGAACCGCAGCTGTCAGCGGGTCTCCGATGACTGAGAGGGTTTTGTCTGTACTCTGGGTTCTGGGGTGACCCGGTTCTGGGTGTGTTTCAGATGCACCAGGTCCAGATGGAGGGTGTGGTCAGAGGGATCCAGGCGGACATGACCCGGCTGTCCAAGAGTCACAGCCACACGTCCAACACCGTCAGCAAGCTGCTGGACAAGAGCCGCAAGCTGTCCGTGACCATGAAGGAGGTCAGTGAACGCACCGGCACACCTGGAGCACCTGGCGGACCGTCCTTAATGTCCCCCATGTCCCCCAtgtcctccatgtcctccatgtccccaatgtcctccatgtcctccatgtcctccatgtcctccaTGTCGTGTCTCTGCAGGTCCGGGAGAGGATGGAGCGTCAGGGCGCCCAGGTCAGGAAGCTGGAGGCGAACCACGCCCACCTGATCAGCAGGAACAACTTCAAGGTGCTCATCTTCCAGGTAGGTGTAAAGTCATCAGATGCATGCTGGGAAATGTGGTCCCACGGAGGGCTGCCTGGCTGTTCTTCAGCCACTAACCTTATTTGGATATGAGCTGCTGTGGGAGCCGACCTGGAAAATCTTCAGAGGGGGCTgtggttgtcatggtaacagaGTTGTTATGAGCTGAAACCACAACTTGCTGGTCCAGCTGTGTGTGGACGAGGCGGAAGGTCAACTCCTCTCCTGTCAGCAACACGCAACATTCCCAGAACATTAGAACATTCCAGCACGCAGCTCCAGTTATGACAGGTAGAAACTAATAATCTGACCAGAACATTCAGAAACACATAAAGGCAgctacaaagtcagccttctgtcacctgacgCTGTtgtgtttgatgttttaatgttttcctaaTAGAAAGCACTTCGAactgccatgttgctgaaattgGCACCCAAAGTAAAcctggttgattgattgattcctACAATCCTTccaaaacatttccagaacCCAATCTGAACATTCCTCTGTCTTTGGGTCAATGTGTGTATTGTGGTTTCCTTGTGTCTCCCTGTTACTgtccggttctgatccgatgCCTTGCTCTGTTGCAGGAGGAAAACGAGATCCCGACCAATGTTTTCGTGAAGGAGCCTCCTCCGTTTCCTCGGGATGAGATCCTGGAGGAAGGCGAGCCGTCTGCTCCGGGTGTCAGCGACGGCAGGCAGGACGGGGGCTTCCAGACCATCGACCTGTCGTCTGACGAAGACGTTGGTCTGGAGGCCGACATGGACGAAGAGGAGCCGTGGCCTCAGGATGTGGACAGCATGGATAAGTCCAGAGCGGACAAACTGAAACGGTCCAGCCTGAAGAAGGTAGGAACCACAGGGAGCAGACCTCCAGGTTTTTGATCAGTCAGACAGACGTCattgtctctgtctctctgtagGTGGACAGCCTGAAGAAAGCCTTTTCCAGACAAAACATCGAGAAGAAGATGAACAAGATCGGGACAAAGATCGTTTCAGCAGAACAACGGGAAAAGATCAAGCAGAGAACCGCCAGCCTGAAGGTCTCCCCTCTGACCTTTGGCATCAAGAAGGTACAGAGACTCGCGCTGGTCACTGGATCATCAGACAGGCTTCGAAAGTCTCAGTTCAGACTAAAGATGTTCTTCTATCCTTCAGTCTCGCAGCAGCTCAGACTCTCAGCCTCCGGAGGCCTCAGGCCAGACCAGGGAGTCCCTCACAGCCGAGGCCGACATCCAGCTGCCCTCACCAGGCGCCGCTGAGCTGGAGCTCCCCTTCACTGAGGTCCACGCCCAGCTGGCCCCTAATGACCAGCAGGGGGTGCTCCAAGACCAGGTGGAAGCGGTAGTGGAGgtcagggaggaagtggagaaggAGCTGGAGATTGTGGAGGAAGTgagggaggaggtgaagaaggGTTCACTGGTGGTGGAGGCTGACGTGTCGGTGGTCTCTGAGGGACTCAGTGAAGCGTACGCTCTGTCCTCCACCCTCCCTCAGGAGGACGGagcagaggagaaggaggagaaggaggaggaggagtccTAAGCAGAACATGAGGGTTAGATCAGACCAATCAGAGGGTCCAGACCTTTCTAAAGGAACTCCACTCAGTTCCACTCAGGAACTACCAAAAGGTATTCTGCTTTATTCCTCAAACTTTTCATGAAATGTCAACAATCACATTCTTCCAAAACTTTTCCAACCTTCTCCTCTGATAAACCTTGGGCCTCTCAGAGATCAAACCACCATCAGAGGGCAGAACCTGCGTCAGATTTATTTGATCATAGATGATCAGACCTGATAAGCCCTGATGTTCTCACAGGTTTGAAGTCTACATGATGAAAATCATCTTGAATTCTTCCTATGTGAAACCTGATGGTATGCATGTTGGGATCCAAGGTTCCTATCAGTGTCTGGACTTCAGCCATTCTtctcattttatcattttatttcatttccaccAGCAAACCATGAGAACTGTTTGGTCCAACCAGACCAAGAAGCTTGTGGATCATGAAACCAGGGGACCTTGAGGGCAGACTGGGCTCAGGAACCTCCAGGGTTTCCGTCCTCCCTAAGAGTAGACGCTGAATCTGCAGGTTCCTGTGAGAATCCATCCAGTGTGTTTGATTCAAACCCATTGGAATCAAATCAAAACCCTTCAGTGGTccttgtttcatattttccagaGTTCCTCAAACATCCCaacctttttaaatgtgtccTGATAACTGAACCCCGTCTCTCAGAGGTTCTTCTGATGATCTCCAGTCTGACCAGGTCTCATTCATTGTTCTATGATGTTCCTAGAGGAACACCCTCTGCGGATgatccaagttttttttaatgttttgacaTTCCAAGGAGTTTTCTCTGTATTCCTTGCATTTCTCTAGAAGTTTCCGCAACATTCTGTCACAGCTCCTGAAAGTCTCTGCCAGACTTTCAACAACGTTCCAGTGTCTCCCCAGTGCTCCCATAATGCTCTCTGCCTTACCGTTGAGTCGTCGTCCCTCCTTCTCCTCATGTTCCACCAGTGTTTGTTGTCCAGATCCTGAGTACAGAAGTCCTGCTTCAGATTCATCATACTCCTGATTTTCCATTCACCAGTTTTCAGTGGTTCTGTTGATATTCTAGAGAAAGTCATAATGTCACATTATTGATAACCTTTGTGATTCCAACTGATTGATTGATCTAAAATGggtcattttttgtttgttctgccaAAGATTATTTCCTTCTGCATCTCATCTCAGGTGTTGATGGAACATTTCTTGTCCTAAAGTTTCCAGACTGTCTGAATCGTGGTTTATGTCTTTAGTTTTGCTTCTGAGCTGCTTTGCCTCTCTGAAGGCCACCTGCTGATAGATTGTTGTAAATATTGTTACACTTTTTCTGTTCTCTGCTATAAAAGTTTTAACTCTGTAGGTCAGAGGACACTCTTTCCTCACCAGATAATAAACATCATGGTGCATTTCACCTTATCAATGCTTGTATAAATTCTTTTTTCCCACAAAACTCTGTAGTCAATAAactatcacacacacacacacacacacacacacacgagtgTTTCCTGTCTCTGATGTTCTGGAACCGTTGTCATGTTGTCAGAATCAGAGGAACATCTGTGATCAACCAGAACCAGGTAGATCTGAGCGTCTATGTGGAGAAACTCTAGGTCTGGTTTTAGTCTGTGTTTGGTTCACGGCCCTCATGTGGGAGAGACAGGAAGTGGGGTGGTCTCCTCAGCAGCCAATGACAGAACAGGGTTGGTGATATCAAACAGAAGGACCAATCAGAGTGAGTGGGACGGTCCAGAATTGGGTCCAGTCCCTGCACAGTAAGATTAGAAGGTCCAACTGAACTGAAGTATTTGTGCAGCTTACAAGGTACTGAGTATTTCCTGTGAAGTACTCAGTGTGGTTCCGGTACCATGGACTCTGAGGTTCCCCCCACGCTCTCTCTCGTCTCTGTGTTGTCTCTGCTGGGCTGCAGCCTCCAGCTGCTGGTGGCTGCCCTCCTCACACACAGGTATGGTGGGCGGAGCTCCAAGACGGACTGGTGGATCCTGCTGTGGCTGTTCTATGATGTCATCGTCCACCTGACGCTGGTAGGAGTTTCTTCTCGTTTAGCCACTTTCTGCTGTTAGCTCTGAGTGTCATCCTTCCTCCACCACTTCAGGAACTGACCTTTGAACTGTCTAAGTATTGTCCTCTACTTGGGATCAATGTTTACTATTCTTTGGGTTCTTCTTGTCTTCCTCCACTGACGCCACAGTACTGTACTTGTGTTGTTCGTTTTGTTTTATGGGTTTCTGGACTGCTTTTGAAGATTTCACTGTTTTCCAGATATTTAGGGTTCATTCACACCAACCCTGgtttagttcactttaatccaactccagtccatttgcctagaaagtctggtttgtttggggcgGTGTGAACgcgtaatcaaactctggtcctccaaacttCAGTATGAGTTCAGTTGAAAATGCCTAtatgaacgccaagcagacggGAGACCACTCCaaagcaggaagtagactaCAGTGCAGGGTATTAtgggtaaataaaaacaaatcaaatgagtTAGCatagcgctagcgggagaaaaTCTTGTGGTTTTTAgccaaagaaaaaggaaaaatcctCCAACAGCTAAAATATGACAcaactccatttttgtttaaatttgatgaagaaggaagttgcgctcagtgtcttcttcagacgTTTCTGTGTGGTTCTCTTtagtggtttttggtgcagcgcccccacaggccaggaggggaacaggtttttcaaagtttggttggtttgagaaagagaactgcagcaactaaaaatgtaacaaatgttgttgttttggtctcTAATCAAACAGAGGCTACCGAACTAtcaagtgtgaaaacacccattgatcttttggtttttttgtgcCACACTGTTCAGCTGGACAGAAACATCTGGACTGAacatcaaatattaaaacagcaTCTCTAAATCGATTGTTGGGTAAAAGCTACTCTATCTTGTCCTGAAGGATCAGACAGTCGTCTCTTCATCAGTGTTGGGTTAGTGCAGCTGCCTTTGTCCAGGCTGACTGTCCCTTTTGTCCTCAGGAGGGTCCGTTTGTTTACATGTCTCTGGTTGGGACAGTGGAGACATCTGAAGGTCCTCTGGCTGAACTCTGTGAGTTTTGTTACTGTCTTGTACTGCTTTGTATTTCTGTGTCATATTGTTACTCACACATAGCAGCAAATGGCATCTTTAGTGTTTCTAAGCTTCACccatcaaccaatcagagagctgcCTCTGACCTGAATCCAGACAAACATCGAAGGCCCTTCATCACCTTCTGTCTTACTCTACAGTACCAATGCTCGTTCTGGAGACTGAAGAGTATTATTTTACATCTGAATCAGTTTTTCAGTCCTTCAACATACTTGAAGGTTTTTTGCATGGTTTAACATTGTGTCAGCTCTGCTCTGGATAAATACCTGTCTCACCTGTAGGGAAGGAGTACGGTAAAGCAGACAGTCGCTGGTTGGTTTCTGATCCAAACATCGTCTCCCTGGAGATTCT
This genomic window from Xiphophorus couchianus chromosome 24, X_couchianus-1.0, whole genome shotgun sequence contains:
- the vps16 gene encoding vacuolar protein sorting-associated protein 16 homolog; protein product: MAFITANWNPLGDTFYRKAELYEMFWSLRDGLGDSLVAAAPYGGPIALLREPLRRSPSTRPQLEIYSASGASIASFPWKSGPVVHLGWSVNDELLCVQEDGTVLIYDLFGSFKRHFSMGQEVVQSQVLEAKVFHSPYGTGVAIVTGSSRFTLATNIEDLKLRRLPEVPGLQGQPSCWAVLTQDRQTKVLVSSGPELYVLDNTSCTAVYPPGLSPQAGSIVHMSVSFSYKYLALFTETGRLWTGLSNLQERLSEMDTKQAATPKQMVWCRRPRSQQPSVVLMWDRLLLVVGSCNDTIQFPLEDQSVLVGELDGVRIIGSISQELLQEVPLVCQDIFKIASMAPGALLLEAHREYEKSSQKADEYLREIKEQNVLGDAVRQCVEAAAHEYDPDTQKALMRAASFGKCFLTEFSPDQFVTTCRELRVLNAVRESSVGMPLTHTQFKQMTLQVLIDRLVYRQFYPLAIEVCRYLKIPDYQGVSRVLKHWASCKVQQKDLTDEAIARAVCAKVGDSPGVSYSDVAAKAYECGRPELAIKLLDFEARSGEQVPLLLKMKRSQLALSKAVESGDTDLVYTVVTYLKNEMNRGDFFMTLRNQPVALSLYRQFCKLQEPQTLKDLFNQDDDHQELGNFYVTSSYRDKRLEGRLAQLQSAVDEYNKAKNDFAAKATEEEMRLLRFQRKLDDEKGAGLLGLSLQATMEALMSLGLHKQAEQLYRDFRVPDKRYWWLKLTSLAEKEQWEELEKFSKSKKSPIGYLAFVEVCMKNNNRHEAKKYVSKVTPEQKVKAHLAVGDLEGAADAAIERRNESEMGAVLSRCSASDRLLMDKLNRARVATAKK
- the cavin2b gene encoding caveolae-associated protein 2b; this translates as MVTTESHQDQDLMVPADAPDLNLNLDSQGEEQASGSAAFDPEKLGQGPVNAITVLTLLDKLVNMLDAVQDNQNKMEMHQVQMEGVVRGIQADMTRLSKSHSHTSNTVSKLLDKSRKLSVTMKEVRERMERQGAQVRKLEANHAHLISRNNFKVLIFQEENEIPTNVFVKEPPPFPRDEILEEGEPSAPGVSDGRQDGGFQTIDLSSDEDVGLEADMDEEEPWPQDVDSMDKSRADKLKRSSLKKVDSLKKAFSRQNIEKKMNKIGTKIVSAEQREKIKQRTASLKVSPLTFGIKKSRSSSDSQPPEASGQTRESLTAEADIQLPSPGAAELELPFTEVHAQLAPNDQQGVLQDQVEAVVEVREEVEKELEIVEEVREEVKKGSLVVEADVSVVSEGLSEAYALSSTLPQEDGAEEKEEKEEEES